Proteins from a single region of Syngnathus typhle isolate RoL2023-S1 ecotype Sweden linkage group LG10, RoL_Styp_1.0, whole genome shotgun sequence:
- the cmc1 gene encoding COX assembly mitochondrial protein homolog isoform X1 gives MEATKTAEANVFFGGPLSEEIHLRHVETDVLIPKMMREKAKERCADRVEAFNHCCKDSGFFMVFKCREENAALKDCLTRHYKDPDFFQTCKQEYIQEKMEFERTGIPAKNRRQKLPTSM, from the exons ATGGAAGCAACAAAAACAG CAGAAGCCaatgtattttttggggggcctcTTTCAGAGGAGATCCACTTAAGACATGTGGAGACAGATGTGCTCATTCCCAAAATGATGAGGGAGAAAGCCAAGGAGCGCTGCGCTGACAGAGTTGAAG CTTTCAACCACTGTTGCAAAGATTCCGGCTTCTTCATGGTGTTCAAGTGTCGAGAAGAGAACGCTGCCTTGAAAGACTGTCTGACACGCCA CTACAAAGACCCTGACTTTTTCCAGACGTGTAAGCAGGAATACATCCAGGAGAAAATGGAGTTTGAGCGGACGGGGATCCCTGCAAAGAACAGACGGCAAAAGCTCCCAACAAGCATGTAA
- the cmc1 gene encoding COX assembly mitochondrial protein homolog isoform X2, with protein sequence MEATKTEANVFFGGPLSEEIHLRHVETDVLIPKMMREKAKERCADRVEAFNHCCKDSGFFMVFKCREENAALKDCLTRHYKDPDFFQTCKQEYIQEKMEFERTGIPAKNRRQKLPTSM encoded by the exons ATGGAAGCAACAAAAACAG AAGCCaatgtattttttggggggcctcTTTCAGAGGAGATCCACTTAAGACATGTGGAGACAGATGTGCTCATTCCCAAAATGATGAGGGAGAAAGCCAAGGAGCGCTGCGCTGACAGAGTTGAAG CTTTCAACCACTGTTGCAAAGATTCCGGCTTCTTCATGGTGTTCAAGTGTCGAGAAGAGAACGCTGCCTTGAAAGACTGTCTGACACGCCA CTACAAAGACCCTGACTTTTTCCAGACGTGTAAGCAGGAATACATCCAGGAGAAAATGGAGTTTGAGCGGACGGGGATCCCTGCAAAGAACAGACGGCAAAAGCTCCCAACAAGCATGTAA
- the cmc1 gene encoding COX assembly mitochondrial protein homolog isoform X3, translated as MEATKTEEIHLRHVETDVLIPKMMREKAKERCADRVEAFNHCCKDSGFFMVFKCREENAALKDCLTRHYKDPDFFQTCKQEYIQEKMEFERTGIPAKNRRQKLPTSM; from the exons ATGGAAGCAACAAAAACAG AGGAGATCCACTTAAGACATGTGGAGACAGATGTGCTCATTCCCAAAATGATGAGGGAGAAAGCCAAGGAGCGCTGCGCTGACAGAGTTGAAG CTTTCAACCACTGTTGCAAAGATTCCGGCTTCTTCATGGTGTTCAAGTGTCGAGAAGAGAACGCTGCCTTGAAAGACTGTCTGACACGCCA CTACAAAGACCCTGACTTTTTCCAGACGTGTAAGCAGGAATACATCCAGGAGAAAATGGAGTTTGAGCGGACGGGGATCCCTGCAAAGAACAGACGGCAAAAGCTCCCAACAAGCATGTAA